One Alnus glutinosa chromosome 3, dhAlnGlut1.1, whole genome shotgun sequence genomic region harbors:
- the LOC133864892 gene encoding uncharacterized protein LOC133864892, whose product MAISLNSLVGFSSTANYQNVSRSTVGASVPKVTQFTPFLGRLGSRSVVKGKRWSLSLSVADSDRLTTETSDEGSGNTENQQLQASVTNELGSQPFEASNGSTVSSDMKQETSPSRQTMPKRSPMTAKERLRAARVLNRYTESKATKSEMGSRVLDAMRESDGGKKRSGLPEAPTNLFDDSKRGMPKQGLTFDFPGGFDLFLIAFSFVFISTVMFATTYIVWKVGAIHFNEY is encoded by the coding sequence GCCAATTACCAGAATGTGTCAAGATCTACTGTTGGAGCTTCAGTACCAAAAGTCACCCAATTCACACCCTTCCTAGGAAGGTTGGGATCAAGGAGTGTTGTAAAGGGAAAAAGATGGAGCTTGTCTCTCTCAGTTGCAGATAGTGATCGGCTTACAACAGAAACCAGTGATGAGGGTTCTGGAAACACAGAAAATCAGCAGTTGCAAGCTAGTGTTACTAATGAATTGGGGTCTCAACCCTTTGAAGCTTCTAACGGGTCCACAGTTTCTTCAGATATGAAGCAGGAGACATCACCATCTCGACAAACTATGCCAAAAAGATCACCAATGACAGCAAAGGAGAGACTAAGGGCTGCCCGGGTTCTCAATCGTTACACGGAATCAAAAGCAACTAAATCAGAAATGGGCAGCAGAGTTTTGGATGCAATGAGAGAAAGTGATGGTGGCAAGAAAAGATCTGGGCTCCCAGAAGCCCCTACAAACTTATTTGATGACAGCAAGCGAGGAATGCCAAAGCAGGGCCTAACTTTTGATTTTCCAGGgggttttgatctttttttaattgccttttcatttgtttttatcAGCACAGTGATGTTTGCTACGACGTACATTGTGTGGAAAGTTGGTGCAATCCATTTTAATGAGTACTAA